One Pseudomonas abieticivorans genomic region harbors:
- a CDS encoding GNAT family N-acetyltransferase — translation MSIDWVCKHHTDLGKEQLYQVLRLRSEVFVVEQKCAYQELDGQDLDGDTCHLMAWEDDSLVAYLRLLDPVSQGGDVVIGRVVIAIEGRGRGLGHELLVEGLKHAESQWPGVPIYLSAQAHLQGYYAKHGFLVVGEAYLEDGIPHIGMRKA, via the coding sequence ATGAGTATCGACTGGGTCTGCAAGCACCACACCGATCTGGGCAAGGAACAGCTTTACCAAGTACTGCGATTACGCAGCGAAGTGTTCGTGGTAGAGCAGAAATGCGCCTATCAGGAACTCGATGGCCAGGACCTGGATGGTGATACCTGCCACCTGATGGCGTGGGAAGACGACAGCCTGGTCGCTTACCTGCGCTTGCTGGACCCGGTGTCTCAGGGCGGCGACGTGGTGATTGGCCGCGTGGTCATCGCCATCGAAGGCCGAGGCCGCGGCCTGGGGCATGAGCTGCTGGTAGAGGGCCTCAAGCACGCCGAGAGTCAATGGCCAGGGGTGCCGATCTACCTGTCGGCCCAGGCGCATTTGCAGGGCTACTACGCCAAGCACGGGTTCTTGGTGGTGGGCGAGGCGTATCTGGAAGATGGAATTCCGCATATCGGGATGCGTAAGGCTTGA
- a CDS encoding substrate-binding periplasmic protein encodes MLQLLRASYLLGLLMLAQPAAAEKLRLVADAWPPFTDATMVNGGLATELVTTALARAGYASDFEQVPWARALLGIDEGRYDVLVNAWYNDERTRIGQFSGSYLQNKIRFIKRKESPITFNGDLSVLYPYPISIVRGYAYSGEFDNDNQLQKVPVHNFSMAVRMLAADRVKLTLEDEYVARYYLSRETPRVRNAVEFLPQALSVNNLHILVSLKTPGHEKIVAGFNKAIDAMKADGSYDRLMKRYGM; translated from the coding sequence ATGCTGCAATTGCTTCGAGCCTCGTATTTGCTTGGATTGCTGATGCTGGCCCAACCGGCAGCCGCAGAAAAATTACGCTTGGTGGCTGACGCGTGGCCGCCATTTACCGATGCGACCATGGTCAATGGTGGCCTGGCCACGGAACTGGTGACCACGGCGCTGGCCAGGGCCGGCTACGCCAGTGACTTTGAACAGGTGCCCTGGGCGCGCGCCTTGTTGGGGATCGACGAGGGCCGTTACGACGTGCTGGTCAATGCCTGGTACAACGACGAGCGCACGCGCATCGGGCAGTTTTCCGGCAGCTACCTGCAAAACAAAATCCGCTTCATCAAGCGCAAGGAATCACCGATCACCTTCAATGGCGACCTGTCGGTGTTATACCCCTATCCGATCTCGATCGTGCGCGGCTACGCCTATTCCGGCGAGTTCGACAACGACAACCAGTTGCAAAAAGTGCCGGTGCATAACTTCTCCATGGCCGTGCGCATGCTCGCGGCCGACCGGGTCAAGCTGACGCTTGAAGACGAATACGTGGCCCGCTATTACCTGAGCCGGGAAACGCCCCGGGTGCGCAACGCGGTGGAGTTCCTGCCGCAGGCGCTCAGCGTGAACAACCTGCATATCCTGGTGAGCCTTAAAACCCCTGGCCACGAGAAGATCGTGGCCGGCTTCAACAAGGCGATCGATGCCATGAAAGCCGATGGCAGCTACGATCGCCTGATGAAGCGGTACGGCATGTAA
- the fba gene encoding class II fructose-bisphosphate aldolase (catalyzes the reversible aldol condensation of dihydroxyacetonephosphate and glyceraldehyde 3-phosphate in the Calvin cycle, glycolysis, and/or gluconeogenesis) — translation MALISMRQMLDHAAEFGYGVPAFNVNNLEQMRAIMEAADKTDSPVIVQASAGARKYAGAPFLRHLILAAIEEFPHIPVCMHQDHGTSPDVCQRSIQLGFSSVMMDGSLGADGKTPTDYEYNVRVTQQTVAMAHACGVSVEGELGCLGSLETGMAGEEDGIGAEGTLDHSQMLTDPEEAADFVKKTQVDALAIAIGTSHGAYKFTKPPTGDVLAIDRIKEIHKRIPNTHLVMHGSSSVPQEWLAIINQYGGDIKETYGVPVEEIVEGIKHGVRKVNIDTDLRLASTGAMRRLMATNPSEFDPRKFFGETVKAMRDVCIARYEAFGTAGQGSKIKPISLEAMFQRYAKGELDARVN, via the coding sequence ATGGCACTTATTAGCATGCGCCAGATGCTGGACCACGCGGCTGAATTTGGCTACGGCGTCCCAGCTTTCAACGTCAACAACCTTGAGCAGATGCGCGCCATCATGGAAGCCGCTGACAAGACTGACTCCCCGGTGATCGTCCAGGCTTCGGCCGGCGCCCGCAAATACGCCGGTGCCCCGTTCCTGCGCCATCTGATCCTGGCCGCGATCGAAGAATTCCCGCACATCCCGGTGTGTATGCACCAGGATCACGGCACCAGCCCGGACGTGTGCCAGCGCTCCATTCAACTGGGCTTCAGCTCGGTGATGATGGACGGCTCCCTGGGTGCCGACGGCAAGACCCCTACCGACTACGAGTACAACGTACGCGTAACCCAGCAAACCGTGGCCATGGCTCACGCTTGCGGCGTTTCGGTAGAAGGCGAGCTGGGCTGCCTGGGTTCCCTGGAAACCGGCATGGCCGGTGAAGAAGACGGTATCGGCGCCGAAGGCACCCTGGATCACAGCCAGATGCTGACGGACCCTGAAGAAGCCGCCGACTTCGTCAAGAAAACCCAGGTGGATGCTCTGGCCATCGCGATCGGCACTAGCCACGGCGCCTACAAGTTCACCAAGCCACCTACCGGCGACGTGCTGGCCATCGACCGCATCAAGGAAATCCACAAGCGCATCCCCAACACCCACCTGGTGATGCACGGTTCTTCCTCGGTACCGCAAGAGTGGCTGGCGATCATCAACCAGTACGGCGGCGACATCAAGGAAACCTACGGCGTGCCGGTTGAAGAAATCGTCGAGGGCATCAAGCACGGCGTGCGCAAGGTCAACATCGATACCGACCTGCGCCTGGCCTCCACCGGCGCCATGCGCCGCCTGATGGCGACCAACCCGAGCGAGTTCGACCCACGCAAGTTCTTCGGCGAAACCGTCAAGGCCATGCGCGACGTGTGCATCGCCCGTTACGAAGCCTTCGGCACCGCTGGCCAGGGTTCCAAGATCAAGCCGATCTCCCTGGAAGCGATGTTCCAGCGTTACGCCAAGGGTGAGTTGGACGCGCGCGTCAACTAA
- a CDS encoding putative bifunctional diguanylate cyclase/phosphodiesterase yields MECVQPLPGDGGSVLLVVDDYPENLISMRALLERQDWRVVTAASGVEALGMLLEHEVDLVLLDVQMPGMDGFEVARLMRGSQRTRLTPIIFLTANEQSQASVLKGYANGAVDYLFKPFDPQILRPKVQALLEQQRNRRDLQRLSRDLESARAFNASVLENAAEGILVVDEMGNINFANPAISRLLNTPISELQGAELLSFIHKPALSQWRDSDFYRAYATRDTYRVHDALMRTASGQQLPVALSCAPLSGEQRAMVVTVQDMSVVRNLHQQLEYQAVTDPLTGLLNRRGFYQTVESALVRNERSDKSQALLYLDLDGFKRINDQHGHDAGDRVLRWVAEQLKDCLRSYDIVARMGGDEFTALLDTLEYPEQAAKVAEKLIERVSMCQKIDGLEVTLGVSIGIATYPECGSTLDGLLRAADIAMYAAKQAGRQQYRYYDQDLNGRARSRLMLEDSVSTAIEHQDFTLVYQPQVAIADGRLRGFEALLRWRHPSVGDVPPGLFIPLLEEARLISRLTSWIYQQGAAQRHAWSEAFPSDLILSISLSNAQFAIPNLVSELQRAIVMYGLQARQLEVEVVEASLLYNPEEACAQLHELHNLGVRIALDDFGSGPCSLKLLRDVPIDTLKLDRHLVAKLPGSVADATLVRCVLALCRELEITVIAEGVETREQYLWLKENGCELVQGFIVAQPLPAADASQFPAFFDWKSV; encoded by the coding sequence ATGGAATGCGTGCAACCCCTGCCAGGCGATGGCGGTTCTGTATTACTGGTCGTAGATGACTACCCGGAAAACCTGATCAGCATGCGGGCCCTGCTGGAGCGTCAGGATTGGCGGGTGGTGACGGCTGCCTCGGGTGTCGAGGCTTTGGGCATGTTGCTGGAACATGAGGTCGATCTCGTGCTTCTGGATGTGCAAATGCCCGGCATGGATGGTTTCGAGGTGGCCCGGCTGATGCGTGGCAGCCAGCGAACACGGCTAACCCCGATTATTTTCCTGACCGCCAATGAACAATCCCAAGCCTCGGTGCTCAAGGGCTACGCCAATGGCGCGGTCGATTACCTGTTCAAGCCGTTCGACCCGCAAATCCTGCGGCCCAAGGTGCAGGCGTTGCTTGAGCAACAGCGTAACCGCCGGGACTTGCAGCGCCTGAGCCGTGACCTGGAGTCTGCCCGGGCTTTCAATGCCTCGGTGCTGGAAAATGCCGCCGAGGGCATCCTGGTGGTGGATGAGATGGGCAACATCAATTTCGCCAACCCGGCCATTTCGCGCCTATTGAACACGCCGATAAGCGAGTTGCAAGGCGCCGAGTTGCTCAGTTTCATCCACAAGCCGGCGCTCAGCCAGTGGCGGGATTCGGACTTCTACCGCGCGTATGCCACTCGCGACACCTATCGGGTGCACGACGCCTTGATGCGCACCGCATCGGGCCAACAGCTGCCGGTGGCACTTTCCTGCGCGCCGCTGTCGGGCGAGCAGCGGGCCATGGTGGTCACGGTTCAAGATATGTCGGTAGTGCGCAACCTGCATCAGCAACTGGAGTACCAGGCTGTCACCGATCCGCTGACCGGGTTGCTCAACCGCCGTGGTTTCTACCAGACCGTTGAAAGCGCGCTGGTGCGCAACGAGCGCTCGGACAAGTCCCAGGCACTGCTTTACCTGGACTTGGACGGGTTCAAGCGCATCAATGACCAGCACGGCCACGATGCCGGCGACCGGGTGCTGCGCTGGGTGGCTGAGCAGCTCAAGGATTGCCTGCGCTCCTACGACATCGTCGCGCGCATGGGCGGCGATGAGTTCACCGCCTTGCTCGATACCCTGGAATACCCCGAGCAGGCAGCCAAGGTGGCCGAGAAGCTGATCGAGCGGGTATCCATGTGCCAGAAGATCGATGGCCTGGAGGTGACCCTGGGGGTCAGCATCGGCATTGCCACCTACCCTGAGTGCGGGTCTACTTTGGACGGCCTGCTGCGGGCCGCCGACATCGCCATGTACGCCGCCAAACAAGCCGGCCGCCAGCAATACCGTTACTACGACCAGGACCTCAATGGCCGCGCCCGCTCACGGCTGATGCTGGAAGACAGCGTCAGCACCGCCATCGAGCACCAGGACTTTACCCTGGTGTATCAGCCCCAGGTGGCGATTGCCGACGGCCGATTGCGTGGTTTCGAGGCGCTGCTGCGCTGGCGTCACCCCAGTGTCGGCGATGTTCCGCCGGGGTTGTTCATCCCGCTGCTGGAAGAGGCACGGCTTATCAGCCGGCTTACCAGTTGGATCTACCAGCAGGGCGCGGCGCAGCGCCATGCCTGGAGCGAGGCGTTTCCCAGTGACCTGATCCTGAGCATCAGCCTGAGCAATGCCCAGTTCGCCATCCCCAACCTGGTGTCGGAGCTGCAGCGGGCCATCGTGATGTACGGTTTGCAGGCCCGGCAACTGGAGGTGGAAGTGGTCGAGGCCTCCTTGCTGTACAACCCCGAAGAGGCCTGTGCACAGTTGCACGAGTTGCATAATCTGGGCGTGCGCATCGCCTTGGACGACTTTGGCAGCGGCCCTTGCTCGCTCAAGCTGTTGCGCGACGTGCCCATCGACACCCTCAAGTTGGACCGGCACCTGGTGGCCAAGCTGCCTGGCTCGGTGGCCGACGCGACGCTGGTGCGCTGCGTGCTGGCCCTGTGTCGCGAGCTGGAGATCACGGTCATTGCCGAAGGCGTGGAAACCCGTGAGCAGTATCTGTGGCTCAAGGAAAACGGCTGTGAACTGGTGCAGGGGTTCATCGTCGCGCAACCGCTGCCGGCCGCTGATGCGAGCCAGTTCCCGGCGTTTTTTGATTGGAAGTCGGTTTAG
- a CDS encoding polysaccharide lyase family 7 protein produces MIDLSTWNLSIPVGTPAKTVDTPTLVSGFKDQYFHSDTGTLFFWAPVTGTVTESAKYPRTELRETNADGSEHNWTYPGYQHFLRATLEVNQVPSSGKIVIGQIHVNDSNKPLLKVEYQYKESKGSGNIVAKVRYHPDDENPTVIIVAEDVPLDKQFSYSIHLSSMGELSVSAADYHWQTKISATWRVAELYFKAGVYTQDNTGYTSEGGKVTFYKLKINHDKS; encoded by the coding sequence ATGATAGATCTCTCAACCTGGAATCTGAGCATTCCCGTCGGTACACCGGCCAAGACTGTCGACACCCCCACCTTGGTCAGTGGTTTCAAGGACCAGTATTTTCATTCTGACACAGGTACGCTGTTTTTCTGGGCGCCAGTCACCGGCACCGTGACCGAAAGCGCCAAGTACCCACGTACCGAATTGCGGGAGACCAACGCTGATGGCTCGGAACACAACTGGACCTACCCCGGCTACCAGCACTTTCTAAGGGCCACCCTGGAAGTGAATCAGGTGCCGTCTTCGGGCAAGATCGTGATTGGCCAGATCCACGTCAACGACAGCAACAAGCCGTTGCTGAAGGTGGAGTATCAATACAAGGAAAGCAAAGGCAGTGGCAACATCGTCGCCAAGGTGCGCTACCACCCGGATGACGAGAACCCCACGGTGATCATCGTGGCCGAGGACGTGCCGCTGGATAAGCAGTTTTCCTATTCCATTCACTTGAGCAGCATGGGCGAGCTCAGCGTGAGCGCCGCCGACTACCACTGGCAAACCAAGATCAGCGCCACTTGGCGGGTAGCCGAGTTGTACTTCAAGGCGGGGGTGTATACCCAGGACAATACCGGGTACACCAGCGAGGGCGGGAAGGTGACGTTTTACAAGCTGAAGATTAATCACGATAAAAGCTGA
- a CDS encoding phosphoglycerate kinase: MTVLKMTDLDLQGKRVLIREDLNVPVKDGVVTSDARILASLPTIKLALEKGAAVMVCSHLGRPTEGEFSAENSLKPVADYLSKALGREVPLVADYLDGVEVKAGDVVLFENVRFNTGEKKNADELAKQYAALCDVFVMDAFGTAHRAEGSTHGVAKFAKVAAAGPLLAAELDALGKALGAPATPMAAIVAGSKVSTKLDVLNSLSTICDQLIVGGGIANTFLAAAGHPVGKSLYEPDLLDTARAIAAKVSVPLPVDVVVAKEFAESATATVKLIADVAADDMILDIGPQTAEQFAQLLKTSKTILWNGPVGVFEFDQFGNGTKVLAKAIAESSAFSIAGGGDTLAAIDKYGVGKDISYISTGGGAFLEFVEGKVLPAVEVLEQRAKA; the protein is encoded by the coding sequence ATGACCGTGCTGAAGATGACCGACCTCGATCTGCAAGGTAAGCGCGTACTGATCCGCGAAGACCTCAACGTCCCCGTGAAGGACGGCGTGGTAACCAGCGATGCGCGTATCCTCGCTTCGCTGCCGACCATCAAGCTGGCCCTGGAAAAGGGCGCGGCCGTGATGGTCTGCTCGCACCTGGGCCGGCCGACCGAGGGTGAATTCTCTGCCGAAAACAGCCTCAAGCCGGTTGCCGACTACCTGAGCAAGGCCTTGGGTCGTGAAGTGCCGCTGGTCGCCGACTACCTGGACGGCGTCGAGGTGAAAGCGGGCGACGTGGTGCTGTTCGAGAACGTGCGCTTCAACACAGGCGAAAAAAAGAACGCCGACGAGTTGGCCAAGCAATACGCCGCCCTGTGCGATGTGTTCGTGATGGACGCCTTCGGTACTGCCCACCGTGCCGAGGGCTCGACCCACGGCGTGGCCAAGTTCGCCAAAGTGGCAGCGGCCGGTCCGTTGCTGGCGGCCGAACTGGACGCGCTGGGCAAGGCCCTGGGCGCTCCAGCCACGCCAATGGCCGCGATTGTCGCCGGCTCCAAGGTGTCGACCAAGCTGGACGTGCTGAACAGCCTGAGCACTATTTGCGACCAGTTGATCGTCGGTGGCGGCATCGCCAACACCTTCCTGGCTGCCGCCGGCCACCCGGTGGGCAAGTCGCTGTATGAGCCGGACCTGCTGGACACCGCCCGTGCCATCGCCGCCAAGGTCAGCGTGCCGCTGCCGGTAGACGTGGTAGTGGCCAAGGAGTTCGCCGAAAGCGCTACCGCCACCGTCAAGCTGATTGCCGACGTGGCTGCCGACGACATGATCCTGGACATCGGCCCGCAGACCGCCGAGCAGTTTGCCCAACTGCTGAAGACCTCCAAGACTATCCTGTGGAACGGCCCGGTGGGCGTGTTCGAATTCGACCAGTTCGGCAACGGTACCAAGGTGTTGGCCAAGGCCATCGCTGAAAGCTCGGCGTTCTCCATTGCCGGCGGTGGCGACACCCTGGCGGCCATCGACAAGTATGGCGTGGGCAAGGATATTTCCTATATCTCCACCGGTGGCGGCGCCTTTCTGGAATTCGTCGAGGGCAAGGTTCTGCCGGCGGTCGAAGTGCTGGAACAACGGGCCAAGGCCTGA
- a CDS encoding MliC family protein yields the protein MRGFAALLACAVLGGCASVSAPSSDSWTTWLCDTDAELYWHYTDTAKEHVDVRLKGSEQVYHLKAEPGAAGELYSDGVLAFHVMGNGGLVYWVATNDLIGRGCKAP from the coding sequence ATGAGAGGCTTTGCCGCGCTGTTGGCATGTGCAGTGCTTGGTGGATGTGCGAGCGTTTCGGCGCCCTCATCCGATAGCTGGACGACCTGGTTGTGTGACACTGATGCCGAGCTGTACTGGCATTACACCGATACGGCCAAAGAGCACGTCGATGTGCGACTCAAGGGCAGCGAGCAGGTCTATCACCTGAAAGCTGAACCGGGCGCCGCTGGCGAACTCTATAGTGACGGTGTATTGGCATTTCACGTAATGGGCAACGGTGGCCTGGTGTACTGGGTAGCCACCAACGATTTGATCGGCCGGGGCTGCAAGGCGCCGTGA
- the tkt gene encoding transketolase, with product MPSRRERANAIRALSMDAVQKANSGHPGAPMGMADIAEVLWRDFLKHNPTNPSFANRDRFIMSNGHGSMLVYSLLHLTGYDLSIDDLKNFRQLHSRTPGHPEYGYTPGVETTTGPLGQGLANAVGFAIAEKTLAAQFNRPGHNVVDHHTYVFLGDGCMMEGISHEVSSLAGTLGLNKLIAFYDDNGISIDGEVEGWFTDDTPKRFEAYNWQVIRNVDGHDADEIKMAIETARKSDRPTLICCKTIIGFGSPNKQGKEESHGAALGAEEIALTRAALKWNYGPFEIPADIYAEWDAKEAGRALEAEWDQRFAAYAAAHPELANEFIRRMAGEMPADFAQKADAWIAEVVAKGETIASRKASQNALNAFGPLLPELLGGSADLASSNLTFWKGSQSISAEAPGGNYLHYGVREFGMSAIMNGIALHGGFVPYGATFLIFMEYARNAVRMSALMKKRIIYVFTHDSIGLGEDGPTHQPIEQLASLRCTPNLDTWRPADAVESAVAWKHAIQRKDGPSALIFSRQNLQNQPRDAAQLADVERGAYVLKDCEGEPELILIATGSEVDLAVKAQAQLAAQGRKVRVVSMPCTSVFDAQDAGYKQAVLPLQVSARIAIEAAHADYWYKYVGLEGRVIGMTTFGESAPAAALFEEFGFTVENVVGTAEELLED from the coding sequence ATGCCCAGCCGTCGTGAGCGTGCCAACGCCATTCGTGCCCTCAGCATGGATGCCGTGCAAAAAGCCAACAGCGGCCATCCCGGTGCCCCGATGGGCATGGCGGATATCGCCGAAGTACTTTGGCGGGATTTCTTGAAGCACAACCCGACCAATCCGTCGTTCGCCAACCGTGACCGCTTCATCATGTCCAACGGCCATGGTTCGATGCTGGTCTATTCGTTGCTGCACCTGACCGGTTACGACCTGTCCATCGACGACCTGAAGAACTTCCGCCAGTTGCACAGCCGCACCCCGGGCCACCCGGAGTACGGTTACACCCCAGGCGTTGAAACCACCACCGGCCCGCTGGGCCAAGGCCTGGCCAATGCGGTGGGCTTTGCCATTGCCGAGAAAACCCTGGCGGCACAGTTCAACCGTCCGGGCCATAACGTCGTTGATCACCACACCTACGTATTCCTGGGTGATGGCTGCATGATGGAAGGCATTTCCCACGAAGTCAGCTCCCTGGCCGGTACCTTGGGCCTGAACAAGCTGATCGCCTTCTACGACGACAACGGCATTTCCATCGACGGCGAAGTCGAAGGCTGGTTCACCGACGACACGCCAAAGCGTTTCGAAGCCTACAACTGGCAGGTCATCCGCAATGTCGACGGCCATGACGCCGACGAGATCAAGATGGCCATCGAGACGGCGCGCAAAAGCGACCGCCCGACCCTGATCTGCTGCAAGACCATCATCGGTTTTGGCTCGCCTAACAAGCAGGGCAAGGAAGAGTCCCACGGTGCTGCCCTGGGTGCTGAAGAAATCGCCCTGACCCGCGCCGCGCTGAAGTGGAACTACGGCCCGTTCGAAATCCCGGCTGATATCTATGCCGAGTGGGACGCCAAGGAAGCCGGTCGCGCCCTGGAAGCCGAGTGGGACCAGCGCTTTGCTGCCTACGCCGCCGCGCACCCTGAGCTGGCCAATGAATTCATCCGCCGCATGGCCGGTGAAATGCCAGCCGACTTCGCGCAAAAGGCCGATGCCTGGATCGCCGAAGTGGTAGCCAAGGGCGAAACCATCGCCAGCCGCAAAGCCAGCCAGAACGCCCTGAATGCCTTTGGCCCGCTGCTGCCGGAACTGCTGGGCGGCTCGGCTGACCTGGCCAGCTCCAACCTGACTTTCTGGAAAGGCAGCCAGAGCATCAGCGCCGAAGCACCAGGCGGCAACTACCTGCACTACGGTGTGCGTGAGTTCGGCATGAGCGCGATCATGAACGGTATCGCCCTGCACGGCGGCTTCGTGCCGTACGGCGCAACCTTCCTGATCTTCATGGAATACGCGCGCAATGCCGTGCGCATGTCGGCGCTGATGAAGAAGCGCATCATCTACGTGTTCACCCACGACTCCATCGGCCTGGGCGAAGACGGTCCGACTCACCAGCCGATCGAGCAACTGGCCAGCCTGCGTTGCACGCCGAACCTGGACACCTGGCGCCCGGCTGACGCCGTGGAGTCGGCAGTGGCCTGGAAACACGCCATCCAGCGCAAGGATGGCCCTTCGGCGCTGATCTTCTCCCGTCAGAACCTGCAGAACCAACCGCGCGACGCGGCCCAGCTGGCTGATGTAGAGCGTGGCGCCTACGTGCTCAAAGACTGCGAAGGCGAGCCGGAGCTGATCCTGATCGCCACCGGTTCCGAAGTTGACCTGGCCGTGAAGGCCCAGGCCCAACTGGCTGCCCAAGGCCGCAAGGTACGCGTCGTCTCGATGCCGTGCACCAGCGTGTTCGATGCCCAGGACGCCGGCTACAAGCAGGCCGTGCTGCCGCTGCAGGTCAGTGCCCGTATTGCCATCGAAGCGGCCCATGCCGACTACTGGTACAAGTACGTGGGCCTGGAAGGCCGCGTGATCGGCATGACCACCTTCGGCGAATCGGCCCCTGCGGCCGCCTTGTTCGAAGAGTTCGGTTTTACCGTGGAAAACGTCGTCGGCACTGCTGAAGAGCTGCTGGAAGACTGA
- a CDS encoding M48 metallopeptidase family protein gives MQPLKYLQAYPPNLQDQVRQLIAQGRLGEYLHKRYPDRHAVQSDKALYAYASAIKQEHLRNAAGLDKVLFDNRLDLTHRALGLHTNVSRVQGGKLKAKKEIRIASLFKEAAPEFLKMIVVHELAHFKESDHNKAFYQLCEHMQPGYHQLEFDLRIYLTYRELPQ, from the coding sequence ATGCAACCGCTCAAGTACCTGCAAGCCTACCCGCCGAACCTGCAAGATCAGGTGCGCCAGTTGATCGCCCAAGGCCGCCTGGGCGAGTACCTGCACAAGCGCTACCCCGATCGCCATGCGGTGCAAAGCGACAAGGCGTTGTACGCGTATGCCTCGGCCATCAAGCAGGAGCACCTGCGCAACGCCGCTGGGTTGGACAAGGTGCTGTTCGACAACCGCCTGGACCTGACCCATCGCGCCCTGGGCCTGCACACCAATGTGTCGCGGGTGCAGGGGGGCAAGCTCAAGGCCAAGAAAGAGATCCGCATTGCCTCGCTGTTCAAGGAGGCGGCGCCTGAGTTCCTGAAAATGATCGTGGTGCACGAGCTGGCCCACTTCAAGGAGTCGGACCACAACAAGGCGTTCTACCAGCTGTGCGAGCACATGCAGCCCGGTTACCACCAGCTGGAGTTCGACCTGCGTATTTACCTCACCTACCGCGAGCTGCCGCAATGA
- a CDS encoding winged helix-turn-helix domain-containing protein, with protein sequence MDVSKTKSSFYRRLYVAWLIDSGLATSVPALTEATGMPRRTAQDTLAALADLDIVCEFEQQDGERNHIGRYVVRDWGPVDKEWVGRHLGGIKRVLGYP encoded by the coding sequence ATGGACGTCAGCAAGACCAAGAGCAGTTTCTACCGGCGCCTGTACGTGGCCTGGCTGATCGACAGCGGGCTGGCCACCAGCGTGCCCGCCTTGACCGAGGCTACCGGCATGCCCCGGCGCACCGCGCAGGACACCCTGGCGGCGTTGGCCGACCTGGACATCGTCTGCGAATTCGAGCAGCAGGATGGCGAACGCAACCATATCGGCCGCTACGTGGTGCGCGATTGGGGGCCGGTGGACAAGGAGTGGGTGGGGCGGCACTTGGGGGGCATCAAGCGTGTGCTGGGTTACCCCTGA
- the epd gene encoding erythrose-4-phosphate dehydrogenase — MPQPRPYKVALNGYGRIGRCVLRALVERGAKAGFEVVAINDLADMASIEYLTRFDSTHGRFPGEVAIDGDCLLINGHCVKVLRSATPEHIDWAALDVDLVLECSGAWHTRADGQRFLDAGAPRVLFSQPMASEADVDATVVFGINQDRLTGNERLLSNASCTTNCSVPLLRLLDQALGLEYVSITTIHSAMNDQPVIDAYHAEDLRRTRSAFQSIIPVNTGLARGIERLLPELAGRIQAKAVRVPTVNVSCLDITLQVSKATDTAEVNRILREAATSGPLKGLLAYTELPHASCDFNHDPHSAIVDASQTRVSGPRLVNLLAWFDNEWGFANRMLDVAEHFLHVVNQQNEQA; from the coding sequence ATGCCCCAGCCGCGCCCTTACAAAGTTGCACTCAACGGTTACGGCCGTATCGGTCGTTGTGTTCTGCGAGCGCTTGTCGAGCGAGGCGCCAAGGCCGGGTTCGAGGTGGTTGCCATCAATGATCTGGCCGACATGGCCAGCATCGAATACCTGACACGCTTCGATTCCACCCACGGGCGTTTCCCCGGGGAAGTGGCGATCGACGGCGATTGTCTGCTGATCAATGGTCATTGCGTGAAAGTCTTGCGCAGTGCCACCCCCGAACACATCGACTGGGCAGCCCTGGATGTCGACCTGGTGCTGGAATGCTCCGGCGCCTGGCACACCCGCGCCGACGGCCAGCGCTTCCTCGACGCCGGCGCGCCCCGCGTGCTGTTTTCCCAGCCGATGGCCAGCGAGGCCGATGTCGACGCCACCGTGGTGTTCGGCATCAACCAGGACCGCCTGACCGGTAACGAAAGGCTGCTGTCCAACGCCTCGTGCACCACCAATTGCAGCGTGCCGCTGTTGCGCCTGCTGGACCAGGCTTTGGGCCTTGAGTACGTGTCCATCACCACGATCCACTCGGCGATGAATGACCAGCCGGTGATCGATGCCTACCACGCCGAAGACCTGCGCCGCACGCGCTCGGCGTTCCAGTCGATCATCCCGGTCAATACCGGGCTTGCACGCGGCATTGAACGCCTGCTTCCGGAACTTGCCGGGAGAATTCAGGCCAAAGCGGTGCGTGTGCCGACGGTGAACGTGTCGTGCCTGGACATCACCCTGCAGGTCAGCAAGGCCACCGACACGGCCGAAGTCAACCGGATCCTGCGCGAGGCCGCCACCAGCGGCCCGCTCAAGGGCCTGCTGGCCTATACCGAACTGCCCCATGCCAGTTGTGATTTCAATCATGACCCGCATTCGGCCATCGTCGATGCCAGCCAGACCCGGGTTTCCGGGCCTAGGCTGGTGAACCTGCTGGCCTGGTTCGACAACGAATGGGGCTTCGCCAATCGCATGCTCGACGTTGCAGAGCACTTTCTGCACGTTGTAAACCAACAAAATGAACAGGCTTGA